The following coding sequences are from one Cygnus atratus isolate AKBS03 ecotype Queensland, Australia chromosome 15, CAtr_DNAZoo_HiC_assembly, whole genome shotgun sequence window:
- the IQCE gene encoding IQ domain-containing protein E isoform X2 → MARGAGEAAAEGQLGDDSLSVITCESDAEMRLKKRIFHKPPKSPRVSHPLKSDVDVGHARSSVSSSTPEYLKEALGMKKPKHSRSSSNGYIPGTPDYKEKEDMYDEIIELKKTIQAQKNEGDRMKTKLRRLEEENNRKDKRIEQLLDPSKCSELARALSEKKSDNGWVVSGLKQKVLKLEQQCKEKDNAINKFQSDLKTNNLEEMRIAMETYYEEVHRLQVLLAKSETMRKNIESKDTQKRLKALNAAVLRLSRNIKELQNENRSLKEDLDHVVSTSLASNITKNYSEWSKQRLMRRIMELEKKLGAMENTRVSPADSESSQLLAVSSSPSADLDHPASQQVDHVKECHHLRGLVKKLKSDRRALQNLLLSKELDIKQLLQAKAEVELELQKWQNKKEEKSMEEQTSSEEIQILTQKVGKSEATLEEEKSEMAEDTMEKLDKSSPVCTVKGEEDHRKEQAAKCIQRSWKLYQNKKEEIVLDEAVVVLQAAFRGHLARQKLLLSSGMHDAKPHNRHSLGKTNSCMSRVSNSLSSSSDWEEKEETVTFIQSIFRAHLARAVLLEERPSVSSATTEKADSAVCVTEKKPVSAALQRTPSVIMSPLLARSSEKQSQPTLSLSVDEAHSDDSDDIVIVSPLLQMKKNPTHFCNGPR, encoded by the exons ATGGCCCGAGGGGCAGGAGAGGCGGCCGCGGAGGGGCAGCTG GGAGATGACAGCCTGTCCGTGATAACCTGTGAATCAGATGCAGAAATG aggtTAAAGAAGAGAATTTTTCACAAGCCTCCGAAGTCACCAA GAGTGAGCCACCCCCTGAAATCAGATGTTGACGTGGGGCATGCGCGATCTAGTGTTTCTAGTAGCACTCCGGAGTATTTGAAGGAAGCTCTAGGAATGAAGAAGCCAAAACACTCCCGTTCTTCTAGTAATG GCTACATTCCTGGAACTCCtgactacaaagaaaaagaagatatgTATGATGAAATAATAGAACTTAAAAAG aCAATACAAgctcagaaaaatgaaggagatCGAATGAAAACTAAGCTCCGTCGACTAGAAGAAGAGAATAACAGAAAGGATAAACGGATTGAGCAACTGTTGGATCCTTCCAAG TGCTCTGAGCTGGCACGAGCTTTGTCAGAAAAGAAGTCTGACAATGGATGG GTGGTTAGTGGATTAAAGCAGAAGGTTCTCAAGCTAGAACAACAGTGCAAGGAGAAAGACAATGCTATCAA cAAATTCCAGTCAGACCTGAAGACCAATAATTTGGAAGAAATGAGGATAGCTATGGAAACCTACTATGAAGAG GTTCACCGTCTCCAAGTCCTCCTGGCAAAATCTGAAACTATGAGGAAAAA TATAGAGAGCAAAGATACCCAAAAACGACTAAAGGCATTGAACGCTGCTGTCCTGAGATTATCCCGGAACAtcaaagaattacagaatgaGAATCGGAGTCTGAAAGAAGATCTCGATCACGTAGTGAGCACTTCTCTTGCATCCAATATAACAAAAA ATTACAGTGAATGGAGCAAGCAGAGGCTGATGAGGCGGATTATGGAACTAGAAAAG AAACTAGGTGCCATGGAGAACACCCGGGTGTCACCAGCAGATAGCGAGTCATCACAGTTACTTGCTGTGTCATCTTCACCTTCTGCAGACCTGGATCATCCAGCCTCTCAACAGGTAGACCACGTTAAAGAATGTCATCACCTCCGAGGGCTGGTGAAGAAACTGAAGAGTGATAGGAGAGCACTTCAAAATCTCCTACTTAGTAAAGA ATTAGATATCAAGCAGTTGCTGCAGGCAAAGGCTGAAGTGGAGTTGGAGCTGCAGAAGTGGcagaataagaaagaagaaaaaagtatggAAGAACAGACTTCAAG TGAGGAAATCCAGATCCTTACACAGAAAGTTGGGAAATCAGAGGCAACactggaggaagagaagagtgAAATGGCAGAAGATACAATGGAAAAGCTTGATAAG TCCTCACCAGTCTGCACGGTTAAAGGCGAAGAAGATCACAGGAAGGAACAAGCAGCCAAATGCATTCAGAGGTCGTGGAAGTTGTACCAAAACAAG aaagaagaaattgttcTGGATGAG GCGGTTGTTGTGCTTCAGGCAGCTTTCAGAGGACATTTAGCTCGACAGAAACTGTTACTGAGTAGTGGGATGCATGATGCAAAACCTCACAACAGGCATAGCCTTGGAAAAACG AACTCCTGTATGTCTCGTGTGTCAAACTCTTTGAGCTCATCTTCTgactgggaggaaaaagaggagacTGTGACATTCATCCAGTCCATTTTCAGGGCTCACTTAGCACGTGCAGTACTGCTTGAGGAGAG ACCCTCTGTGTCCAGTGCAACAACTGAGAAAGCAGATTCTGCTGTCTGTGTTACAGAGAAGAAGCCAGTCTCAGCAGCACTCCAGAGAACTCCTTCAGTCATCATGTCACCTCTTCTTG
- the IQCE gene encoding IQ domain-containing protein E isoform X1, producing the protein MARGAGEAAAEGQLGDDSLSVITCESDAEMRLKKRIFHKPPKSPKSPYSSSTQLYPKKTAVWRSLQGTGSACFENAAVKNPRQMWLGSLKQGVSHPLKSDVDVGHARSSVSSSTPEYLKEALGMKKPKHSRSSSNGYIPGTPDYKEKEDMYDEIIELKKTIQAQKNEGDRMKTKLRRLEEENNRKDKRIEQLLDPSKCSELARALSEKKSDNGWVVSGLKQKVLKLEQQCKEKDNAINKFQSDLKTNNLEEMRIAMETYYEEVHRLQVLLAKSETMRKNIESKDTQKRLKALNAAVLRLSRNIKELQNENRSLKEDLDHVVSTSLASNITKNYSEWSKQRLMRRIMELEKKLGAMENTRVSPADSESSQLLAVSSSPSADLDHPASQQVDHVKECHHLRGLVKKLKSDRRALQNLLLSKELDIKQLLQAKAEVELELQKWQNKKEEKSMEEQTSSEEIQILTQKVGKSEATLEEEKSEMAEDTMEKLDKSSPVCTVKGEEDHRKEQAAKCIQRSWKLYQNKKEEIVLDEAVVVLQAAFRGHLARQKLLLSSGMHDAKPHNRHSLGKTNSCMSRVSNSLSSSSDWEEKEETVTFIQSIFRAHLARAVLLEERPSVSSATTEKADSAVCVTEKKPVSAALQRTPSVIMSPLLARSSEKQSQPTLSLSVDEAHSDDSDDIVIVSPLLQMKKNPTHFCNGPR; encoded by the exons ATGGCCCGAGGGGCAGGAGAGGCGGCCGCGGAGGGGCAGCTG GGAGATGACAGCCTGTCCGTGATAACCTGTGAATCAGATGCAGAAATG aggtTAAAGAAGAGAATTTTTCACAAGCCTCCGAAGTCACCAA agtCTCCGTACAGCTCTAGCACACAACTGTATCCTAAAAAAACTGCCGTTTGGAGATCTCTGCAGGGAACAGGCAGTGCATGTTTTGAGAATGCAGCTGTAAAAAACCCAAGGCAGATGTGGCTGGGATCACTGAAACAAG GAGTGAGCCACCCCCTGAAATCAGATGTTGACGTGGGGCATGCGCGATCTAGTGTTTCTAGTAGCACTCCGGAGTATTTGAAGGAAGCTCTAGGAATGAAGAAGCCAAAACACTCCCGTTCTTCTAGTAATG GCTACATTCCTGGAACTCCtgactacaaagaaaaagaagatatgTATGATGAAATAATAGAACTTAAAAAG aCAATACAAgctcagaaaaatgaaggagatCGAATGAAAACTAAGCTCCGTCGACTAGAAGAAGAGAATAACAGAAAGGATAAACGGATTGAGCAACTGTTGGATCCTTCCAAG TGCTCTGAGCTGGCACGAGCTTTGTCAGAAAAGAAGTCTGACAATGGATGG GTGGTTAGTGGATTAAAGCAGAAGGTTCTCAAGCTAGAACAACAGTGCAAGGAGAAAGACAATGCTATCAA cAAATTCCAGTCAGACCTGAAGACCAATAATTTGGAAGAAATGAGGATAGCTATGGAAACCTACTATGAAGAG GTTCACCGTCTCCAAGTCCTCCTGGCAAAATCTGAAACTATGAGGAAAAA TATAGAGAGCAAAGATACCCAAAAACGACTAAAGGCATTGAACGCTGCTGTCCTGAGATTATCCCGGAACAtcaaagaattacagaatgaGAATCGGAGTCTGAAAGAAGATCTCGATCACGTAGTGAGCACTTCTCTTGCATCCAATATAACAAAAA ATTACAGTGAATGGAGCAAGCAGAGGCTGATGAGGCGGATTATGGAACTAGAAAAG AAACTAGGTGCCATGGAGAACACCCGGGTGTCACCAGCAGATAGCGAGTCATCACAGTTACTTGCTGTGTCATCTTCACCTTCTGCAGACCTGGATCATCCAGCCTCTCAACAGGTAGACCACGTTAAAGAATGTCATCACCTCCGAGGGCTGGTGAAGAAACTGAAGAGTGATAGGAGAGCACTTCAAAATCTCCTACTTAGTAAAGA ATTAGATATCAAGCAGTTGCTGCAGGCAAAGGCTGAAGTGGAGTTGGAGCTGCAGAAGTGGcagaataagaaagaagaaaaaagtatggAAGAACAGACTTCAAG TGAGGAAATCCAGATCCTTACACAGAAAGTTGGGAAATCAGAGGCAACactggaggaagagaagagtgAAATGGCAGAAGATACAATGGAAAAGCTTGATAAG TCCTCACCAGTCTGCACGGTTAAAGGCGAAGAAGATCACAGGAAGGAACAAGCAGCCAAATGCATTCAGAGGTCGTGGAAGTTGTACCAAAACAAG aaagaagaaattgttcTGGATGAG GCGGTTGTTGTGCTTCAGGCAGCTTTCAGAGGACATTTAGCTCGACAGAAACTGTTACTGAGTAGTGGGATGCATGATGCAAAACCTCACAACAGGCATAGCCTTGGAAAAACG AACTCCTGTATGTCTCGTGTGTCAAACTCTTTGAGCTCATCTTCTgactgggaggaaaaagaggagacTGTGACATTCATCCAGTCCATTTTCAGGGCTCACTTAGCACGTGCAGTACTGCTTGAGGAGAG ACCCTCTGTGTCCAGTGCAACAACTGAGAAAGCAGATTCTGCTGTCTGTGTTACAGAGAAGAAGCCAGTCTCAGCAGCACTCCAGAGAACTCCTTCAGTCATCATGTCACCTCTTCTTG